Below is a genomic region from Rosa chinensis cultivar Old Blush chromosome 5, RchiOBHm-V2, whole genome shotgun sequence.
CACAACGTCTAGAAACTCAAAATTACCTTTAGTTCCATTTTTAGAGTTGTTAAGCACTGCTCAGCATGTTCAATCTTTGCTGTCTTTTCCTTTATGTCTTCCTCCTTCATAttcatcaacaaaaaacaaatcaaaaccctGTTTGATTATATATAAGAAACCAGAGAATTGGAGCGTAaatgtgtgtgtgagagagagagagagaaaaggggggGTGGGTTGGGAATACCTTCGCAGCCAAACTACTTGTGAATTCTTCCCTCAAAGCATCTTCTCTCCTTTGTGTTTCCTTACTGGAACGTTCTTGGACAATTGCTGCCTTCTCTAGAGCAGCTTTTGCCTCTCTAAAAGCAATGTCATATTTGCGTTTCCAGTCCTCTGCCTCCTCTTGAGCAGACTGAGATTGTTCCTTTGCAGCAGCCAGCCTTGCTTCACCAGCACTGCATCGAGACTTGAGAACCGCAATTTCAGAACCAGCTTGATCTTCCTCAGCCTTCTGCTTGGAGAGAACCTGCTCATATTTTCTTTGCCATTCTCCTGCTTCTGCTTTTACAGAATCCAAACTCTTACGCAAGCTAGCACACTGATCTCGCAGAGAAGTATTATTTCCTTGCAAGTTGTTAAAACGGACATTGTATTCATCATTTAGCTTGTTCTTGTCATTGAGAGCGTCCTCGTAGCGTTTGACGTACTCCATCTTAGACTGCTTGCTTTCCTCTACCCGCTTTTTCAGTAAACCCAACTCATCTTGCATGGCACGGGATCTCAACCTCAAGGTGCCATTCTCTGATTCAACTTTGTTGATTTGCCTCATGATGAGATCAAGAATTGGACCTTCCAAACTGTAAAATTTGGACGACCAAAAAGGGAGGCAAATATCTTCAACAAAAAAAGCAGGCAAATGACTTCAACAAAAGCAAAAAGCAGGGAAGTAAAGAAATACACACCTCTTTCTTAAAAAGAAAGCTAGTTGCTGCCATTTTAGTGGACCCCGACTTGCCTTTTCATACTCAGACATAAGGTCACCAAGAATCTAGAATATAAAATGTGAGGTGCACATTTCAGGACCCATTAATAAACATGTTGAATACGTGAGGGAATTGATTGCGGACACGTCTTACCTTCAGAACATTATCAATATTAGCATCACTAGCATGGCAAGCGCTCCTCAGCTTGCCTTCCATCCTTTGTATAGCATTTATACATTGCAACTCTGCCTCCATATATGCATTCTTCTTATAATCCTGTATAGCAGCCGATTCAAATCAACACATTTATATGATGGATGAGGTCATTGATATATGTATCCAAATAAAAATGAGCACATTAGATTTCTTTATCATGTTTAATGTATGAAATCACATAGATCTTTGCAAACTATTTATCACAAGTCAATGTTAAATGTATATGATCACATAatattttaatcatttttagtaattacaaagaaaaaatataaagatGAACCGGAAAAACTATTTGCAATGCaacctcaaaaataaaataaaagagatgCTAAATGCAAAATCTGTACTCAACAGTGCATATCTAAGTGCTTGAGgtcaactgaaaaaaaaaaaatatatatatatatatatatatatatattatgcacTTCTTGTGGCCACGGCCTACTAAGACTAAATTTTTATCCAGTATCATACCTCAAATTCCTTTTTGAGCTGTTTGTGAAGATTCCCTTCATATTTTTTCCTTGTTGGACCACCCCCTACAGCACAATCGTTAAAAGCAGCCAGTGATTTTTGGACTGCCTCTTCATGAGCTTCCCTCAGTGCAGCCTGCAAGATATGGGCAAAAGATAATTAAAATCTTCCACGATCaaggaaaaatgaaaaggaaaaaaattattgCATTACTTACTTCTTCAGGCAACTTTGAACGGTCAAAAGCAGACCTATAAGCATCAACAGCAGAATCATATGCTCTTCGGCACTCTGCTTCTTCGACACTCTGCAAATTAAAAATATGTAAACTGAGAATGATGGAAGTGAGAAATGAAATAATGATCGCTCATAATGTTAATTTTAGAGTAGTTGACTAGTTCCCAGATAAATTTTTAAATCCTCTCCttcatttatttttctattCAGCAATTAATGCAGATTAAAGTGAAATTAGAATGTCCTTTGTAATTTTCAATTAAGATTAACCAAGTAAAATTTAGATATCGTATCTACTTCCAGTTTTGGTTACTAGTCCCTTGATACCTCCGCATTCCAGTCAGAAGGAAAGATGGTGTCCAACATTTATACAGCAAGAAAATACTGTCATGGAAGCAAATACAgtactcacaaacacaaacctGCCATGAAGATGAGATGGTAGGCACTGCACCATTATTAAGAGCATCAAGATAGGactgaaggataccaactagaACTGGCCCTGTCATCATAGTGGCCCCAACTTGCTTGGGCCTCGTTCGTTCAAAAACAAACCTTGTCAAAGCATCCAGCCCTGACTTAAATTCAGGCCTTAACTTGTTCAACTGCATAAAAATTCTTCAAGTTGAGCACAGAAATAATACACAGAGAGTAACAGATTTGAGTTCATGACCATTGCGGAGAGAATGTGAAGACAGTAATGAATTACTGACCTGAATTTGATCGAGTCTCCGGAGCTCCTCTTCCTTGTCCACAGGCCGCAAAAGGGTGAAGCATTCTCTATCTGGAAATAGAGCTCTAATGGAGTCCCGTATCTATTTCGAAGATTTGTATGTTAAAAAAATGCCTCCAAGTCAAACATGGATAGCATAATTCAAAAATGCAAGTGCTAAATATGCCTATGACGTTATAAATAGCTCCGAAATGCATATCCACTACCCGAAACAGATTCAATAAAGCATTTAGAAGGCAACTTCTTCAAAGTACAAAGTCAAGATAATGCAGCGATCTTCTCAGAATTAAGGAAGATACCTCATTTTTGGCAGCTACATCTTGTTTTCCTTCAAAAGGCCTCAAAGCAGTCTCTAGATACTCACGGGGTGTTATCTTTCTACCATTATCTACTAATTCGAGATAGAAGTCCTGGAACCAAGACATGGGGGATTAACACAACTGGACAGCCATAGTACATATCGTATTAATTAAGTTGAGTAATCATGAGGTAATTAAAAGAACAATAACAGCCAAAATAATTATGATAGTAGAACTAAAGTCATGAGAATGGTAGGATTACAAAAATAGTTgcagggaaaagaaaaatataattcAAAACAAATTACCCTTAGAAGCCAGACAAAAACTGGGGAGAACTGCCCGATTTCAGAGGCTGTGGTTCTTCCTCCAGAGGCTTTAACACGGATATGTTTGGTCACTTGGGTGACCAGAGCAAGACGATCAAGTGAAGCTTCATCTATACCACCCATCTAAGAGAAAAGCCAACATCAGGAAAACTGATAGAAGAAAGATGGATGCATACTGCATcaaattgcaaatctctttttCCCTTCACACCCTATACCAAACCTATTTACATGAATAATGGCCACGCCATGAAAATGCTCGAAACAAAGATTTGAAAAAACAAGTCctaaagcataattagaaagcAACAAGCCACAAGGATCAAAGTAGCAGCAGAAGTCTCCTAACCTGATTATAAATGAACATGCTGGATAAGAGAACAGCCAAGGAAAATATTTGTGTGCTGTACGTTCCCTGTCGGATAAAATAAGTTACAATAATTGCAATTAGCTTACAAAGTGACTAAAAGATGCAATGATAAGGAACAACATGTTTATAAAATGAAGAGAGACAAATATCTTAGTAAGTAAAGGAATGAGAGCTAACTGTCTGATCATAAGCATCTATTCCTTCAGTATCCAACAATAAGAGATTGTATTCAGTTCCATCAAGGGCAGTTCTCTTCAATGGTGCACTCCACATCCATAGTCCTTTAGTACATGGGCGATGAGTTGATGCTACTTGAAATCCACTACTCCTTCCAAGAATCTGCAACACAGGAATATCAGCATAATTCTATATGACTTGTAGTGACATTAAACTGGAAGGAAAGCAAACATCAATTATACCGATTGTACACTTCAACACATAAGTAACCTTCTATAAAAAGACTTGACAAGACTATAGTCTATGGAGGCACAGACTAAATGAACGGAAAAGAAGATGTCCTGAACCATTATAAAGTTAAGAGAAACCTGATGGCTAGAAATACTTGTAGAGCACACTTACAACAGAGAGACAATAATAAAGGAAACTGTTTCTTTACTACGCGCCATCTTTAATATCGTTAAGATAATCATATACTGACTTAGGATTCAAGACCATATTATTGAAATTTGCATCTCAAATAACAATATTGCCCATAAGATACACATACATCCATGAGTTGGAATCAACCATACCCCAACATAGTTGGGAAAAACAAAATTAAGGTTTATTCTGAGAAGTACACGAACTACAGATAATATATAGATAAACTGATGCAAACACATAAACACAGAGAACTACATACTTCAAAGAGATAGTAATGTGATTCCAGTGCTATAAGGGAGGTCGAGTGCAACGACCCGTTTCAATGGCTTCAACTAGAGCCAAACAAGGGCATCACAGAGCTCAGACCAAAAGAAAAGGCACAACAGAGTCCAACAACATGCAAGATCTTGGCCTTCGACCTGCTTCAAGCCATGACCTCCATATACATCAATTATTCGGCACTGAGTAGTGAAGCTGCAttactctctctcctctataATTTACCATTAGCTAGATTGCAACAGTTCTAACTTAGCCTCCTAAGGTTATTTCAGCTAATTACTTCTAAAATCCACAACAGCCTACACCTCACACACTAGAACCACTTCACTTTATCATAACAATTAGGGCAAAAGCTAATCCTCCCTTACCTAAAAATCACAATCCCTAGACTTTCACAGGAAGAAAAATACATAAAAAAAGCATGAAACTTTCACTAACTCTAATCAAAACGAAGACCTAACCTGGTTGAGAATATAGCTCTTGCCCTGGCGAGCGCGACCGCAGACGGAGACGACACCAATCGGCTCCTTAACAAGCTGCAACACCGCGACGGCTTCCGGATCCATCCGGAACCTCCCTTTCTCGTCGGCGTAGACGAGTCGAATCGGCCTAGCCGGCCCAGTCACCGGCCGCGACGGCTGTGGCGGCGAAGGCGAGGACGACGACGACGGAGAGGAGGAAGATTCCGGCGAGGCATCGGAGGCGTTGCCTCCTCTGAACATCCGAAACATCTCTGCACCGTTCGTTACAATTCTCTCTGTAAATTTTTGGTTCTACTGGTTTTGTTTGATAGGGCAAAAAGGAGCAGATACAGGGTTTAAAATTGGGGGAGGGAAAGGGGGTCGAGGTTTTTGAGCTTTACCAGAGAAGAGAGAAAGTGGAGGGTGGGAAATTACGAGTATGGGTCTGATGGGTTTGTGTTTGTCGTTGGGGTGGGTTGAGTTGTGGGAAGGGGTTTCTTGTATTTGTCACTGCTTTATATCGGAACGGACTGCGTGGCTATAAAGCTATCgcttttttttctgttttttaagtCTTTTTTTCAGAAGATTTTGGAgtctcttattttatttttgtatatttATTTGAAGTCACAAGATGTTGAATTTGATTTCTATATCCATCTTGTTGAGCAACCACGATTTGGCACGTCGGAAAAGTACAATTTTCAAAGTGGTTTTGATAGACCATGATGATATTGGAACTTAAAGAAAAGCCAAAAAGAATAGAGCTAGAAAGAAATGCAAATgaggttttctttttttcgaGCTCTATTTTCATCGGAACACAACAGCGGAAGGGATAACCAATTAACATGAGGCGCAGAGCAACTAATATTTTCATCGGAACACAAAAGCGGAAGGGATAACCAATTAACATGAGGAGCAGAGTAACTAATGAGACTACAAAGTCGTCGATAAATACAGTCGTCCCCAAATGTCTGGCAAGAAATTAAGCAAATGAGGTGAATGTTGAGATGCCCACATCCTCAACAGAGAAGCGAAATCGAGTTAAGCAGATAGTCGGAGTGAACTAGCAACCACCGACACCTAAAGAAAGCCAGCCTTCAGCTTCGGTGGCATCACACTCGGTGTGTAGTTGTCAAATGATCAATCATTGTACAAATGAATAAACATCAGATCCCAGCGGACATCAGTGTGCGGATAAGAGTACTAGCATGACAATACCAACATTCAGAAAGTGTTAAAATAGTGCCACACTTAAAACAATTGATTGGTGCACAACTGGTTTAGGCTGTAAAACATTCACACATTGTTTCCCCAAGTTCAATACAACACATCCAGAATCTAGAGAAATTAATCCCATTGCATAGGGCTTTTCAATATTTGTCTTACAAAGTCTGAAATGAAGTACAGGACTTCAATTTAGTAGCGGTACTTGGTTGAGTAATCCTTGGGAGCAATCACCAGACCACGTCCCTTCCTCGCGCCTCGGTACACAGTCTCCACAACGTCAATGAACTCCTGCTTGTCCTTGAGAGCCCAGTTGATCTTGTTGTTGTTCCCAGTGCCGAGATCAATCATAATGTGCTTGTTTCTGAAGAAGAACATGACTGTCGAAGGGTCATACAACTCATACATGGTGTTGAAATCAGGAACCTCAGTGATGTCCACAAGGTAAATCACAGCAAAGTTCTTAAGAGTCTCTGCAACATTTGCTAGCACTTCATCCATCTAGTACATAAGACAACAAAAATCCATTAGCCTGCATTTCAATCAAGACTAAATACGTCATAGAAAGAGCAGCTACAAAGATATAAATAATAGGGATTTACCTAAAAACAAATGGCAAGGATTACAGTGTGATTTCATgcacaagcacttctaaatgcATTATCAAATAACCTTATTTCAGAAAGCCTAAGCAGAGATAACACCACCGTTTATTTTTTGATGTGCTACAGTAACATGCTTCTACAGGCTCCTTAATTCCAATCTAAGGTATGATAGAGGCTAACTAGCATTCGATTAATAAAGTCTACATATACAGAGTTGCTAAAAGGGGCACAGCATAAATCAAAAGGCAAACAAAAGACTTTGGTTTATGCATCCAACCAAAAGACTCAGTTAACAAAGTGCTTATAAGTACTTAATCTATACAGTTCATCATGGCCCCTCCATGGTTTACACTTTACATTAAGTGAATGAGGAGTATGTTAACAAGTATCTTCATGAGATTCGTAATACTAAGGGCCACAACAGTCGCAGAAAGACGATGCTTCTTTCACTCTAGTCTTTGCAACAACTCAACTCTAAAACAAAGGTCATCCCATATCTAactgacccaaaaaaaattaaacaaagaaaGAACACATGCTCAGTCCCGTTTACCAATATCGGTTTTATTTCCATTCTTTCCCAAGACATAACAAATTTATCAAATCACTAAAAACTTGGATCTTCGCCACAGAATTACCAACTATCAATTCACTCGTATGTATATATTGCAACCCACAATCAAAGTATTGTATGCATATACTCCATACACATTTCTCTACTAAAACCCTAATTCAGTCGAATCAAACCAACATGCATATCACGTCTGTAATTAAACCCTGATTTCTTTTAAAGAAAACGCTGGATTGTTTGCTTTGCTAAAGAATATAGAGCTGAATTGTAATCAAACCGAGGATTTCGCCAACCAATTGAATCAATTTTCAGTTAAGAATTGAaaacaacaagaacaacaaaaaaTTAGGGTTCGAAGCTCAAACCTGCATACAAGTCTCATCCCAATCGTGGCCGAACCGGATGACGACGAGACGCTCCTCCTCGGCGAGAATAGCCTGGTCGACGGCCCAGCCGGAGTGAAGATGTGGAAGCAGATACGACATCGTTTCGATGACCTTCTCACTTCTCCAAATTCCCAACTTCTCTTTCTATCGAAACCAAAAGTCTCTGTAAATGGTGAATGATCAAATATAAACTCTGCAAGTCGGCACTCCTTTATGGGTTTTGGAGCCCAAGGCTGCCATGGTTAAAGCACTTCTCATGTTTTGGGTTCAGTTGTGGCCCAATTGCAAAGGTACCATAAATACTCCTCAACAAAAATAACTTTGGAAATTTGAATGATACATTTGTTTGGTACCTCAAATTCATAAACCAAAACTCTGCTGCCCTTTATTatgggattcaaatttgctcaccacttttattttttggtgaTATCACCGCTCTATTAAAACTTGTCACGTCATATAGAATTAATTGAAATTATGTTTTAATAAAACATTATGATTAACCATAATTGTGTTTTATAACATATGATagttttgtattgagtggtggtgataccaccaagGTATTGAttgtgagcaaatttgaatcctttATTATGTCTATAATTTGATACTTGCTCCTTTCAATTTCAAACATTACGATCAAATTGATAATTTCGTTAAAACTCCATATATTTTAGTATTAAAGGCGTAAATTACATCTCTTCCTCAAAACTGAAAACATATCTGTAGACAAAACTTCAACTCTATACTTTCCAACGTGTCAGTGACATATAGATATATGAAAAGATCGTTGGTGCTTCATCATTATTATTCAATAACAGTATTTTCAAGGTTTATGTTTGACTTTTGGATACAATAAGAAAGCTTCAAATTGGCCTATGAAGGTAGTAGTGTGAGaacaagctagctagctagcaaggATACATTTGGGGACTCTAATGTTTACAATATTCTATGATGTCATCATATATCTAAGCTGGCTCTAAGAAATTCAATGAACCAAGAGGATCTAAACAATTAAATGAAAGACATATATAAATCtacatgaaaaataaaaaataattaggtCTATTTAGCTTTATGAATATATCATACGCGTATTATAAGTGATAcatataataaattaataatactTGTTATTTTAAATCTTAAAATAATCCGACAGATGCTCTCTGAAATACCTTACGTCTTCAATTTTTAAGCTTGGTCTGCGTCAACTATCATCATGCTTATGTCAATAACAATTTGTATTATTTTGTGAGGCTTGAAATGGCAACATTAACACAGCTTGAATTGGCATCACTAACACAACCCATACCTACCTAATGTGGATCAGGTTGGCTAGCCATCGTGTCATACAGCTATTGTTTATTAATTAGTGGATCCAGTATAATGTTCATGGACATTGTATTTGAGTTGTATCTTGTACCTATATAActagaagtcaaacaactcacaggTATATCATTGCTCATCACAAGTCATGACACAGCTTTGATCTTGTACATATCTACTTGGACCTCACTAACAACTGGCATGGGTTAGTGTTATTTTCATAATCTCTAAGTCAATGAATATGTTTGTTAAAATTATAACGACTCAACTcataaataaactaatttatctTACAACTACGAAACATAATAATCTAAATTTTGTGAATTTTTTGATACCCTTAATTTAAATTAATCACAGTGTTTCAAATATTTTTTGGATCTAAATAATAATCTACTGACAAACATGACGACCAACTAAATTTTATAGTTCCTCACATAATCATGTCTATAATTCACTAATTACAGTAAAATAAACTCCGTGGTTAGTGCCCCATATAAAGTTGTTTGCACAAGCTAAACAACCCATACCTACGTATATGAACGGTCATTTCTCACAACTAATTCCATCAATCTTAATTAAGCAACACCATCACTCCCATAAACTTTCCAGTTTCGTTAAGTCCTTTATTTCATCAGCAATTACATCATCAACAGCAAAAGCAAGGCTCCAAAGACAACTCATCACTAGTATCCACTACTTACAGATGCTTCATCTATTTTCCCAACTCAATTATTTTCCAATCAATTCATATCCACCCAACGAAGGAATAAATCTATattcaagaaaacaaacaaagaagaaaatcacATGCATGATCTGCAATTAATTCCAACAAGTTCTTCTCTCCATTTATAAACTTTGCTTCATAGCCTGGAATTCCATTTCTATATATCACTCTCTTAATTCTCGAAAAGGAACCGCCCGGCTATATCACAATATTCAAGgaccatgaagaacaaaaaggtAAATGGGTAAATAAAATCACTCCGTAAAAAGTAACTAATTGAAAGTCAAAGCCAGAGAGCTCCAGCTTCTTTTAACACCGGAACTAGCTCGCCGGAAATATGCGTCGCTATGACCCTCTCCAACCCACCAAACAACTTCCCGCCGACAAAAACCACCGGAAACTGCGGCCAATTGTTAATAACACTCTCATCTCCAACGATCGTCATCCTCTTACGTAGCTCAACGACAACAGCGGCCTCGTCGTCCTCGTCCACTTCGAAAACCGCGGGATTCACGCCGTGGCCGAGTAACAACCGCGTCACCACGTGGCTCATGCAGCAGCCGCGCCTCCCAACGACTATAACCGCATTCTCTGATACCAGCTTTTGAACGGTAGCTGCGACCGTCGACACGGGAGAAGATACCGAAACCTCCTCCCGTGTCGACACGTGACGCGCCGGGGCATCTGGCGCCCACGATCCGTATGGAATTGCTTGCATTATATTAAATAATTTTACTAAGAAATTTTTGGGATATCGCGATCAATCCGGAAGGAGAGCGTGgagaaaaaagaataattttgCTGAGATTACTGATTGAGAGGAGAGAAGGGAAGATGGGGTTAGCGGTGGAGAAATTGCGTAGGGGAATGGTGGGCTTTTATAAAGTGGgggaggagggagagagaagggAGGAGAGTCTCACGTCAACGGCAGTTGTGCACTGTGGTACGTCACTGGGTACTGTATATGACGTGGACTTGCGTCAGCCGCGTCGGTCGGTAGTCGACAGATTCCATCCTTTCCTAGTAGACTAAGCTAGCCGCGTTGGGGCCCACGCTATCCCATGCTAACCGGCTTCCGGCGTTTTGGAATCATCCCCGTAATGGGATGTCCGATAGCGAACGCTAGCTAACAGGGAGGTTTTACGATCTTAACCTTTCATTTCTAATCTATTTTCACAAACAAGAATATAAGATGAGGTTTATAGTGGTACACTCTAAGCTTTATTCGAGTTTATCGTCATAATTAATGTTATTATTACGAATTTGAATAGAAACTATTGTTTTGTTCTCATAATATAAAAACATTTAAACTAGCAAAcgttatttgatcaaaataaataataatgaaATTTAAATGAATGCGAACCGTTAGAACTATTAACACACAAATACGTGTAACCAAAACTAGTACTTTTATTACGAACTTAACCTATATTTATGAATGATAAATACATAATTACCACCTCATCATATTTTAGAGTAATCCACTGTAGTGGTGATATGACATCTTATTTGATactttacttttacttttagtaCTCTATGTCTCTCTTTAATTCTTTAAATCTATTATTTTGCTTAATTCGTACCTAAGCTGACCTCTTAATAATCGTCCATTTCCACTGGATTACTACACTTTCCTTGTGGTTTATTGGCACAGAGCATAACCGGTAAAGTGGTTGAAGTTCGACACCTACACCCTTTTGATACAGAGAGAAACGATTCGGATAATGCACGTAAAATCTAGAAAACAAGTGATTAAATCTTTCTGATATCACAATACTCATCCAAAACAGATCGATCCCAACTCACCCCCGTATAATGCCAAAGCCGTTCCCGGACGGTGCAAGCTACACGACAACCCACATGTCGTCACACACGATCGCTACCCACCACTCCCTGACCTCAGCATCACACATCCACGTGGTGCTCGGATATGAAGACGATGATCATCGAACATGGTCTGTCGTAACCTATCGCTATCGGCCACGTCATCACGCCTATTAATCTTAGCCTGGTCTCTCCTGCTGACGAGAGAAATGATTTGGACGTGGGTTTTGTTTTCCGggattttttgtaattttaaaacaaaaacattcCACGTTTTCATGAAAGAGTCAAATTATGTGttgccaaaaaacaaaaaatttaggaGTCAGATGAAGACTGGAGGGTGAGGATTTCGggtgagagagagtgtgtggtAGAGCACGGGTTACGATATGCATGATTGAGTTTGTGGGTCACGAAACACACGTGTCGTCTGATCAGATGGGGTCAACGCTTTGATTATGTCACCCCAAGTGTGATGGATGATATTTTTCGgttgttaattaattaactaatttagTATAAGATTTGGATCAATCTAATGATCTAATCTTACGATTAAGATGGACATTATTGGGTTTTAAATACACTAAACCACGTACCAAATTAAGGAGTCCCGGGTGATATTGTCGGAATCTTTAATCACCCCATATAAAGAGATTTTCATATATAAAATGTGTGAATTTTGTCCAATATCGTTTGATAAATTGACATAAGTCGCTATTTTCTAAATGAGAATTTGTAAGTTTGACTCACTAAAAATTAGATTGTGTAATTCTTGGTTGTTgatgtaataatttttttttttatgtaataaAAAAATGTGACTTTCGAAATGAATCTCATAAAATTTCTATAACTATCAAGTTGTTAAAGTTTCATCTGTATTTTCAAGTAAATACTTGAAGGAAAGAGATAGATAGATACTTTTAACCTATTTTGTTGTGGGGGTCCGGGGTCGTATTATGGTTTGGTATGATTGAACTTGCATAAGAAAAGAAGCTTCTATGTCGTTGGGGGAAGAAGAACTGGGGGCATTGCTTTCTTGATGGAAGGAGCGGGACAACCAAGTTA
It encodes:
- the LOC112165704 gene encoding guanylate-binding protein 3, translating into MFRMFRGGNASDASPESSSSPSSSSSPSPPQPSRPVTGPARPIRLVYADEKGRFRMDPEAVAVLQLVKEPIGVVSVCGRARQGKSYILNQILGRSSGFQVASTHRPCTKGLWMWSAPLKRTALDGTEYNLLLLDTEGIDAYDQTGTYSTQIFSLAVLLSSMFIYNQMGGIDEASLDRLALVTQVTKHIRVKASGGRTTASEIGQFSPVFVWLLRDFYLELVDNGRKITPREYLETALRPFEGKQDVAAKNEIRDSIRALFPDRECFTLLRPVDKEEELRRLDQIQLNKLRPEFKSGLDALTRFVFERTRPKQVGATMMTGPVLVGILQSYLDALNNGAVPTISSSWQSVEEAECRRAYDSAVDAYRSAFDRSKLPEEAALREAHEEAVQKSLAAFNDCAVGGGPTRKKYEGNLHKQLKKEFEDYKKNAYMEAELQCINAIQRMEGKLRSACHASDANIDNVLKILGDLMSEYEKASRGPLKWQQLAFFLRKSLEGPILDLIMRQINKVESENGTLRLRSRAMQDELGLLKKRVEESKQSKMEYVKRYEDALNDKNKLNDEYNVRFNNLQGNNTSLRDQCASLRKSLDSVKAEAGEWQRKYEQVLSKQKAEEDQAGSEIAVLKSRCSAGEARLAAAKEQSQSAQEEAEDWKRKYDIAFREAKAALEKAAIVQERSSKETQRREDALREEFTSSLAAKEEDIKEKTAKIEHAEQCLTTLKMELKAARSKIDSYDAEISSGKLEIKELSRKLEAANDKANSFEREKKILEQEKIHLKQTYETEIKRLDEVQERCKIAEKEATRATDIADKARAQADIAQKEKGEMQRLAIERLAQIERAERHIESLQREKRDLEVELDGIRASERGAHHKISLLEARVEEREKEIESLLESNNEQRTSTVQVLQGLLDSERAAHADANNRAEALSHQLQSAQAKLDKLQQELTSVRLNETALDSKLRTASHGKRSRVDDFDMDVDSVQDGELSDRILRVNKKSRSTTSPLKHAQTEDGGSVFRGDEDSRSQQTNPEDYTKFTVQKLKQELTKHNFGAELLQLRNPNKREILTLYEKCILQKL
- the LOC112165706 gene encoding thioredoxin-like protein YLS8, giving the protein MSYLLPHLHSGWAVDQAILAEEERLVVIRFGHDWDETCMQMDEVLANVAETLKNFAVIYLVDITEVPDFNTMYELYDPSTVMFFFRNKHIMIDLGTGNNNKINWALKDKQEFIDVVETVYRGARKGRGLVIAPKDYSTKYRY
- the LOC112165705 gene encoding glutaredoxin-C9, translating into MQAIPYGSWAPDAPARHVSTREEVSVSSPVSTVAATVQKLVSENAVIVVGRRGCCMSHVVTRLLLGHGVNPAVFEVDEDDEAAVVVELRKRMTIVGDESVINNWPQFPVVFVGGKLFGGLERVIATHISGELVPVLKEAGALWL